Below is a genomic region from Acidobacteriota bacterium.
CATATCACGTTCACATGGCCCATGGTCAGGTCAATGGGCTGCCGCTCCCAGACCTTGCGCGCCAGGTCGACCAGGACTCCGTAGCGCAGCTCACAGGCATAGTTGAGCCGCAGCAGCGCCACCCGGGTCCCCCGGGTCCGGCTGAAATACTCGAACATCCTCTCCCTGCCCAGGCAGCTCATGGCATATTCGCCTTCCGGCACGGGAGGATCCTCCTCGCTGGAACCGCTGCCGGCAGCCGGGGTCATGGGGTAGACGTTGCCGGTCGAGAAGGCCACGATCCGACTCCGGCTGAACCGGCGGCAGACCATTGCCGGCAGGTGGGCGTTGACCGCCCAGGTGCGGGCCTCGTTGCCGGTGGAGCCGAACTTCATGCCGACCATGTAGATCACGGTAGGAACTTCGGGCAGCTCCTCCAGCGCCTGCGGGTCCAGCAGGTCGCAGCCGATGGTCTCAACCCCCTGCGACTCCAGCCGTTCCCGCTCTCTCTGGTTGGAGAAGCGGGAGACGGCAATCACCCTTCCGCGACTCGAGCCCGCTTCCAGGGCCCGGCTGGCCATGCGGGCCAGGGTGGGACCCATCTTCCCCCCCGCCCCCAGGACCAGAAGATCTCCCGACAGCCGGTCCAGGCTGCTGATGACCTCGGCGGTCGGTTCACTCAGCAGGTCCTCGAGCTGATCGATGTCGTCAATACGTTCCGTCATGGGGAACATCGTGACTGAACAACCCCTGTTTTGCTCCGTCTGATCCGTACCGTCGTGTGCGACGGCGGCGCGGCGAAGTGACAAGTGAATAGTGGATAGTGATTAGTGGATAGTTATTTGATCGACACGCAAAGCCTCTTGTCGGTCGCGGCACAGTCCTTCATGTAAGTACCGCCCCCGCCCTACCGGACAGATCATTCGAGGAAGAAACTGTCGATCGAATTTGAAGACGAACCACAAATGGACACGAATAGGGATAAACCTCTAGCCGATTTTCTTCGTGGCCCTTCGTCGTTCTTCGTGTGTCTTCGTGGATTTCTTTTTTTGGCCTTTGTGGTTCACTCGCGTTTGTTTCAGGTAACCGCAGTCAGTTCATCATGCGCTTGCCCGTTCCCGATACCTTCGGCCAACCACCCTTCATCCTTCAAACTTCATCCTTCACCCTTCACTCTCCACTCTCCACTGCCTTACAGGCGTCCCTGGAGCAGGGTCACGTCCACCGGCCGGCCCTTGAGTCGAATCGCCTCCGGCATCGTCGCCACCGGCGTCAGGCCGACAGACCTGAAATGCTCGACTTTGGCGCTGTCGGTGGCGGCAGCGTAGCCCTGAAGCATCGCAATGCCTTTCTGCCGGGCGGTTTCCACCAACCCGGCCAGCAGGTGCTTCACACCCTGGGGATAGTTGTCAT
It encodes:
- a CDS encoding NAD-dependent epimerase/dehydratase family protein; protein product: MFPMTERIDDIDQLEDLLSEPTAEVISSLDRLSGDLLVLGAGGKMGPTLARMASRALEAGSSRGRVIAVSRFSNQRERERLESQGVETIGCDLLDPQALEELPEVPTVIYMVGMKFGSTGNEARTWAVNAHLPAMVCRRFSRSRIVAFSTGNVYPMTPAAGSGSSEEDPPVPEGEYAMSCLGRERMFEYFSRTRGTRVALLRLNYACELRYGVLVDLARKVWERQPIDLTMGHVNVIWQGDANAMALRAIEHCAAPPLVVNIAGPERLSVRRICRELGRLMNRSLNLVGEEAADALLSDGRRGYRRLGRPRVAIERLLGWIADWVMRGGPSLDKPTHFQVRDGRF